The Erwinia billingiae Eb661 nucleotide sequence GCGGATCGACCTTCAGACAGGATACCGCATGATGGAAGCTTCCCTCCAGCAACGGACGGGTTATCGCGCATTCCGGTCCGGCAATCGGGCAGCGCGTTCTGAATACGCAGCCTGACGGCGGATTGATTGGCGAAGGCAGTTCCCCTTCCAGCAGCTGAATCACCTTGTTTTTTTCCAGGTCCGGATCGGGGATCGGCACGGCTGACATCAAGGCTCTGGTGTAAGGATGCTGTGGATTCTGATACACCTCTTTATAAGTACCCAGCTCCACCGCATGGCCCAGATACATCACCAGAACGCGGTCGGAAATATGCTTGACTACCGCCAGGTCATGCGCGATGAAAATCAGTGACAGGCCCATTTCACGCTGCAGTTTCTGCAACAGATTGACCACCTGCGCTTGAATCGACACGTCCAGCGCAGAAACCGGTTCATCACAGATGATCAGTTTTGGCTCGAGGATCAATGCACGGGCAATACCGATTCGCTGACACTGGCCGCCGGAGAATTCATGGGGATAACGGTTGATCAGGTTTGGCAGCAGGCCCACCTTCATCATCATCGTTTTTACCCGCTCCTTCACTTCCTGGCGCGGCATTTTAGGATGGTAGGTGCGCAATGGCTCAGCGATGATATCGCCAATGTTCATGCGTGGATTCAGTGAAGCCAGCGGATCCTGGAAAATCATCTGGATATCGCTGCGCGCTCTGCGCCACTCTTCTTCACACTGCCCCAGCAGATCGCGACCCAGCCAGGCAACGCGCCCTTCGGTAGCCTTGACCAGTCCGATGATGGCGCGCGCCAGCGTCGACTTGCCGCAACCGGATTCACCGACCACGCCTAACGTCTCACCTTCGTAGAGGCGCAGGCTGACACCATCAACGGCTTTCAGGGTTTTTGACGGTTGCCAGAACCACTGCTTACCGTCTTTGATATCAAAATGGACTTTGAGATCGGCAATTTCTAACAGAACTTTCTTTTCAGCTACCGCGCTCATACCAGCTCCTCCACGGGTTTAAAGCAGGCACGCAGGCGTCCTTCACCAAATGGCTCCAGCGGCGGCGCGGTGGAACAGATTTCCATCGCATGTTGGCAACGAGGCTGGAACGGACAGCCTTTTGGTAAACGCAGCAGGTTTGGTGGATTACCGGAGATGGTCACTAACGAGTCACCTTCCTCTGCATCCAGACGGGGCACCGCATTCAGTAAACCAATCGAGTAAGGATGCGTTGGCTGATAGAACACGTCACGTGCGGTGCCATATTCCATCGTTCTTCCGGCATACATCACCAGCACGCGGTCACAGATCCCGGCGACGACACCCAGATCGTGGGTGATCATAATGATGGCGGTATTGAATTCGCGTTTCAGATCGTTCAGCAGCGTCATGATCTGTGCCTGCACCGTCACATCCAGCGCGGTGGTCGGCTCATCTGCAATCAGCAGCTTCGGCTTGCACAGCAGCGCCATGGCAATCATTACGCGCTGGCGCATGCCGCCGGAGAATTCATGTGGATACATCTTCATTCGCTTGCGCGCTTCCGGCATTTTCACCGCATCCAGCATTCGCACTGACTCTTCGAAGGCCTGAGCACTGTTCATGCCCTTGTGCAGCTTCAGCACTTCCATCAGCTGTTCACCGACCTTCATATACGGGTTCAGTGAAGTCATCGGGTCCTGGAAGATCATCGCAATCTGCTCGGCACGCAGTCTGTTCAGCTTATTCTCTGGCAGATTGAGGATTTCATTGCCATTAAACAGCGCAGAGCCGCCAATACGGCCGTTGTTCGCCAACAGCCCCATCAGGGCAAAGGCCGTCTGGGATTTTCCGGAACCGGACTCACCCACGATGCCAAGGGTTTCACCGGCACGCAGATTGAAGTTCAAATCGTTCACGGCAGTGACATCACCGTCTGGCGTACCAAAGGTGACGCGCAGATCTTTTACGTCCAGCAGAAGGTCGGTTCCCGCTTTTTTTGCCATTGCTGGCTGCATTTCAATTACGCTCATCGGGAAACTCCTTAACGATCTTTCGGGTCGAGGGCATCACGCAGGCCATCGCCGATAAAGTTGAAACAGAACAGCGTCACCACCAGGAAACCGGCCGGGAACATCAGCAGCCATGGCGAGACTTCCATGGAGTTCGCCCCGTCGCTCAGCAGCGCGCCCCAGCTACTCAGCGGCTCCTGGGTGCCCAGGCCAAGGAAGCTCAGGAAGGACTCAAACAGGATCATGCTTGGCACCAGCAGCGAGGCGTACACCACCACCACGCCCAGTACGTTCGGCACGATGTGACGCAGTACGATGCTGAAGGTGGAGACCCCGCCAACGTGGGCGGCTTCAATAAACTCTTTGCGCTTCAGGCTCAGGGTTTGGCCGCGCACAATACGCGCCATATCCAGCCAGGAAACCAGGCCGATAGCGACGAAAATCAGCAGAATATTGCGGCCGAAGAAGGTCACCAACAGGATCACGAAGAACATGAACGGGAAGGAGTTAAGGATTTCCAGCAGGCGCATCATCACCGAGTCGGTTTTGCCGCCCAGATAGCCTGCCAGCGAGCCGTACAGCGTGCCGACCAGCACCGCCACCAGCGCAGAAGCAATCCCCACAATCAGCGAGATACGTCCGCCAATCGCCACACGCACCAGCAGATCGCGGCCCGATGAATCGGTGCCGAAGTAGTGTTTTGACACCATATCCGGCGCAGCTGACATCATGCCCCAGTCGGTATCGTCATAGGTAAAGGACGACAGCATCGGCGCAAAGATGACAAACAGGGCAATCAACAGCAGCACGACCAGGCTGGCTAAGGCGGCACGGTTGTGGATAAAGCGTCGACGCGCATCCTGCCACAGGCTACGGCCTTCTATTTCCAGCTTTTCGCTGAAGGCTTCGAGAGCTTCGCTCTTTTTCTTACTCAACATCATGGCGAGCTCCGCGATTAATAACGAATTTTTGGATCGATAACGGCATACAGCACGTCAACAATCGCATTGAACAGAATGGTCAGCACACCTACCAGAATGGTCAGGCTCAGCACCAGCGAGTAGTCGCGGTTTAATGCGCCATTCACAAACAGCTGACCGATACCCGGCAGACCATAAATGGTTTCGATCACCATCGAACCGGTGATGATCCCGACAAAGGCCGGCCCGAGGTACGAGAGCACCGGCAGCATGGCGGGTTTCAGCGCATGGCGCAGCACGATGCGGCGCATCGGTAACCCTTTGGCGCGTGCCGTACGGATAAAGTTAGAGTGCAGAACCTCAATCATTGAGCCGCGGGTAATACGCGCGATGCTGGCGATATAGGCCAGTGACAGAGCGACCATCGGCAGGATCATATATTTGACCTCGCCACCGTTCCAGCCACCGCCCGGCAGCCATTTCAACGCTATCGCGAAGATCAGAACCAGCAACGGCGCAACCACGAAGCTGGGTATCACCACGCCGGTCATTGCCACCCCCATCACCACAAAGTCCCACTTGGTGTTCTGCTTTAATGCGGCGATGACGCCAGCAGCTACCCCGAGGATCACCGCGAGAAGAAATGCAGCCAGTCCCAGTTTTGCGGAGACCGGGAACGCATGGCCGACCAGATAGTTAACCGAATAGTCTTTGTATTTGAACGAAGGACCGAAATCTCCGTGGGCCAGCTGCACCAGATAGTTGGTGTACTGCTTCCAGATCGGATCGTTCAGATGGTATTTGGCTTCGATATTGGCCATCACCTCAGGCGACAGCGTGCGTTCACCGGTAAAAGGACTTCCCGGTGCTAAGCGCATCATAAAGAAGGAGATAGTAATCAGAATAAGTAACGTCGGAATCGCTTCCAGAAAACGACGAAAGATGAATTTTACCATTGCCCGTACCTGCTGGCTTGTGCCTCAGCACTGCTTAAAATATACACGCTGGGGGAAGGTCGCCCTTCCCCCAAATTGTTGCGATTAATGCTTGATGATATACAGATTTTTGTCGTACACGTTGTCCAGCGCATCTTTACCGGTGTAGCCACCGACGTAGGTTTTCACCAGACGGGCGTTCACGTAGTAGTAGACCGGAACGATTGCTGAGTCTTTATCAAGGATTTGCTCGGCTTTGGCGTACAGGTCGCTACGGCTTTTCTCATCACTGGCTTTCGCAGAATCGGCCATCACTTTATCGAATGCCGCTGACTTATAGTGAGCCGTGTTGGAGCTGCTGTCAGAAATCATGGTGTTCAGGAACGAGCTCGGTTCGTTGTAGTCCGCGCACCATGCGGCACGGGAAACGTCAAAGTTGCCCTGGTGACGCGTATCCAGGAAGGTTTTCCACTCCTGGTTGTTCAGCTTGATGTTCACGCCGAGGTTTTTCTTCCAGATCGACGAGGCGGCAATCGCCAGCTTTTTGTGCAGATCGGAAGTGTTATACAGCAGCTCGAAGGTCAGTGGCTTGTCGGCAGTGTAGCCCGCTTCCGCCAGCAGTTTTTTCGCTTCGGCATTACGTTTGTCCTGAGACCAGCTGAACCACTCTGGCTTGGTCAGGTTGGCACCGTCGGTGGCTGGCGGCGTGTAGCTGTAGGCCGGCAGTTGACCCTGTGCCAGCACCTTGTTAACCATGATGTCACGGTCCAGGCCCAGCTTCAGCGCTTCACGAACGCGTGGGTCGGTGAATGGTGCTTTCTGGTTGTTGATTTCGTAGTAGTAAGTACACAGGTACGGATCAACATGCAGCTCTTTCGGGTTATCGCGCTGCAGTTTTTTGAACAGCTCGATTGGCATGTTGTTGTAGGTCATGTCGCTGCCATCGTTACTGAAGTAGCGGTTAACGTCGCTGACTTCAGACGAAATTGGCAGGAAAGTCACTTTATCCAGTTTGGTGTTGGCGTTGTCCCAGTAGTCCGGGTTACGCACGACCACGATACGTTCGTTGATCACGTGCGCCTGTAATTTGAACGCGCCGTTACCGACCCAGTTTTCCGGCTGAGTCCACTTCTCACCGAATTTGTCCACGGCTGGTTTATAAACCGGAGACATGGATGGGTGGATCAGTAATTTGAAGAAGTAAGGAACCGCTTCGCTCAGCGTCACCTGTAAGGTGTTGGCATCCAGCGCCTTCACGCCCAGTGTGTCAGGGCTTTTCTTGCCGGCGATGATGTCATCGATGTTTTCCAGATGACCGTATTGCAGGTAACTGGCATAGGGCGACGCGGTTTTAGGATCGGCCAGGCGCTGCCAGCTATAAACGAAGTCCTGCGCGGTTACAGGCTCACCGTTGGACCATTTGGCATTCTTACGCAGATGGAAGGTCCAGACTTTGCCGTCTTTGTTTTCCCAGCTTTCTGCCACGCCAGGGATTGGATGCCCCTGAGTATCACTGATCACCAGACCTTCAAGCAGGTCACGGCTGACGTTGGATTCAGGCACACCTTCAATTTTGTGTGGGTCAAGGGACTGAACTTCATCGCCATTGCCCTTTACCAGCTCCTGTTTTGCCGCTAAATCGACGCCCGCAGGCACCGTAGCAGCCATAGCCAGATTGCCTGCCAGCGCAGTCATAATGCCAAGAGCAATCAGGCTTTTTTTCGTGATGTTGGTCATGAGTTACCTACTCCAGTTTTTATCATTGCTAATGTGGTCTGAATAATCATCAGCTACCCCCGTTATCGGGTTATTTGCCTGGCGAACCGGAACGTGGATCCGCCTGGTGATGGTGCTTTACCCTGCCTGTTTCTTTCTTTGCGATCGGTCGAAAACGTTCGCCCAATCTCAATGCTTAACGATGTAAAAATACTTCACGTCGGTCAGATCCTGAGGATCTTTGCCGGTAAACCCGCCAACCCAGGGTTTTACCAAGCGTGCGCTGACGCGGTAATAAACCGGCACGATAGCCGAATCACGATCGAGCTGCTGTTCAGCCTGCTGATAAACGGCCGGACGCTCACGATCAGAAACGGTCAGTGATTTCGCGATCAGCGCATCGAATTTGTCGCTTTTATAAAACGCCGTATTGCTGGAAGAGTTGCTTAACATGGCGTTGAGGAAAGTCGAGGGTTCGTTGTAATCCGAACACCAGGTTGCACGCGCCACGTCGAAATTCCCCTGATGACGGGTATCGAGCATGGTTTTCCATTCCTGGTTATCCAGCGAGACTTTGGCCCCCAGGTTTTTACTCCACATTGATGCAGCGGCAATGGCCTGCTTTTTATTCACATCAGAGGTGTTGTAAAGCAGGCTGAAGGTCAGTGGTTTCGCGCTGCTGTAACCGGCTTCCACCAGCAGTTTTTTGGCCTGCTCGTTACGCTGCTGCTGAGTCAGCTTCATCCAGTCTGGCTGGGTTAATTCGGCACCATCAATAAACGGCGGCGTGAAGCCACCGGCCGGGATCTGTCCCTGGCCCATAATTTTGTCGGTGATGATGCTGCGGTCGAGCGTCAACTTCACCGCGGTACGTACCCGGGGATCGTTAAACGGCGCGCGTTTGTTGTTCAGCTCATAATAGAAGGTGCAAAGCAACGGGCTGATGCGCACCTGCGTGCCCAGCGTTTTCTTCAGCGTTGGGAATAAA carries:
- the oppF gene encoding murein tripeptide/oligopeptide ABC transporter ATP binding protein OppF, yielding MSAVAEKKVLLEIADLKVHFDIKDGKQWFWQPSKTLKAVDGVSLRLYEGETLGVVGESGCGKSTLARAIIGLVKATEGRVAWLGRDLLGQCEEEWRRARSDIQMIFQDPLASLNPRMNIGDIIAEPLRTYHPKMPRQEVKERVKTMMMKVGLLPNLINRYPHEFSGGQCQRIGIARALILEPKLIICDEPVSALDVSIQAQVVNLLQKLQREMGLSLIFIAHDLAVVKHISDRVLVMYLGHAVELGTYKEVYQNPQHPYTRALMSAVPIPDPDLEKNKVIQLLEGELPSPINPPSGCVFRTRCPIAGPECAITRPLLEGSFHHAVSCLKVDPL
- the oppD gene encoding ABC transporter ATP-binding protein; amino-acid sequence: MSVIEMQPAMAKKAGTDLLLDVKDLRVTFGTPDGDVTAVNDLNFNLRAGETLGIVGESGSGKSQTAFALMGLLANNGRIGGSALFNGNEILNLPENKLNRLRAEQIAMIFQDPMTSLNPYMKVGEQLMEVLKLHKGMNSAQAFEESVRMLDAVKMPEARKRMKMYPHEFSGGMRQRVMIAMALLCKPKLLIADEPTTALDVTVQAQIMTLLNDLKREFNTAIIMITHDLGVVAGICDRVLVMYAGRTMEYGTARDVFYQPTHPYSIGLLNAVPRLDAEEGDSLVTISGNPPNLLRLPKGCPFQPRCQHAMEICSTAPPLEPFGEGRLRACFKPVEELV
- the oppC gene encoding oligopeptide ABC transporter permease OppC, which codes for MMLSKKKSEALEAFSEKLEIEGRSLWQDARRRFIHNRAALASLVVLLLIALFVIFAPMLSSFTYDDTDWGMMSAAPDMVSKHYFGTDSSGRDLLVRVAIGGRISLIVGIASALVAVLVGTLYGSLAGYLGGKTDSVMMRLLEILNSFPFMFFVILLVTFFGRNILLIFVAIGLVSWLDMARIVRGQTLSLKRKEFIEAAHVGGVSTFSIVLRHIVPNVLGVVVVYASLLVPSMILFESFLSFLGLGTQEPLSSWGALLSDGANSMEVSPWLLMFPAGFLVVTLFCFNFIGDGLRDALDPKDR
- the oppB gene encoding oligopeptide ABC transporter permease OppB, producing the protein MVKFIFRRFLEAIPTLLILITISFFMMRLAPGSPFTGERTLSPEVMANIEAKYHLNDPIWKQYTNYLVQLAHGDFGPSFKYKDYSVNYLVGHAFPVSAKLGLAAFLLAVILGVAAGVIAALKQNTKWDFVVMGVAMTGVVIPSFVVAPLLVLIFAIALKWLPGGGWNGGEVKYMILPMVALSLAYIASIARITRGSMIEVLHSNFIRTARAKGLPMRRIVLRHALKPAMLPVLSYLGPAFVGIITGSMVIETIYGLPGIGQLFVNGALNRDYSLVLSLTILVGVLTILFNAIVDVLYAVIDPKIRY
- the oppA gene encoding oligopeptide ABC transporter substrate-binding protein OppA, which translates into the protein MTNITKKSLIALGIMTALAGNLAMAATVPAGVDLAAKQELVKGNGDEVQSLDPHKIEGVPESNVSRDLLEGLVISDTQGHPIPGVAESWENKDGKVWTFHLRKNAKWSNGEPVTAQDFVYSWQRLADPKTASPYASYLQYGHLENIDDIIAGKKSPDTLGVKALDANTLQVTLSEAVPYFFKLLIHPSMSPVYKPAVDKFGEKWTQPENWVGNGAFKLQAHVINERIVVVRNPDYWDNANTKLDKVTFLPISSEVSDVNRYFSNDGSDMTYNNMPIELFKKLQRDNPKELHVDPYLCTYYYEINNQKAPFTDPRVREALKLGLDRDIMVNKVLAQGQLPAYSYTPPATDGANLTKPEWFSWSQDKRNAEAKKLLAEAGYTADKPLTFELLYNTSDLHKKLAIAASSIWKKNLGVNIKLNNQEWKTFLDTRHQGNFDVSRAAWCADYNEPSSFLNTMISDSSSNTAHYKSAAFDKVMADSAKASDEKSRSDLYAKAEQILDKDSAIVPVYYYVNARLVKTYVGGYTGKDALDNVYDKNLYIIKH
- a CDS encoding ABC transporter substrate-binding protein, which encodes MAASVPAGINLAAQQSMVINNGTEVSSLDPQKVEGVPESNIILNLLEGLTTTDNNGHVVPGVAESWQSEQGKVWTFTLRADAKWSNGEPVTAADFVYSWQRLVDPKTASPYASYLQYAHIENIDDILAGKKPASELGVKALDDRHLQVTLSEPVPYFIALTAHTSLKPVYRKAIEQWGEQWTLPGHYVGNGAYTLGEWVINEKIVVKRNPLYWNNAKSVIETATFLPIASESGDVNRYRSGEIDMTNSALPPDLFPTLKKTLGTQVRISPLLCTFYYELNNKRAPFNDPRVRTAVKLTLDRSIITDKIMGQGQIPAGGFTPPFIDGAELTQPDWMKLTQQQRNEQAKKLLVEAGYSSAKPLTFSLLYNTSDVNKKQAIAAASMWSKNLGAKVSLDNQEWKTMLDTRHQGNFDVARATWCSDYNEPSTFLNAMLSNSSSNTAFYKSDKFDALIAKSLTVSDRERPAVYQQAEQQLDRDSAIVPVYYRVSARLVKPWVGGFTGKDPQDLTDVKYFYIVKH